The genomic interval gtggccacacctggtgctgggggtgggcaaaagagggcgatgccttataacgatgacttggttgtactgattgctgggaaaaaaaaaaaaccttagaaagatgccaccgtcctgtgtgctcacaataagagctcatatgtcatggctcacttgactttacgagaatatacctaatttttattttgagctgtgtcatcttcttggagctgggggaggaaagaaaaataatgattaatacatttgtgttacagttagcatacagtgtacattgaaggcatatctcacctccctctcaagtttttttatttcaaggtccagtttcctaattgtcctcttttttatttcgaactccagtgcaagattttccatctttttcttcttgtactgaatgtctatgtctgccagttctatttggcgccggaggtggttgccatacaactttctgatagcttgtgagctctgtgaacacaatacaattagcgcagctggaatttggcaggatgtggtgtccttttattaatacgcactatgttgccaggctggttttcccactgtatagcatctgggtcctgtaaaagaaatttgattttttgattttgatgaggactcctcaccattgtagagtaaatagtactttcacagtcttaacatgatacctcatgccttctggaatccagagagatggtctcctcctcatcatcgtctccatcatgtgctgttgctgctgcactggggcattcaccctatcacatttaatcggattcatattgaagctagtagacaagacatgccaggcctacagtatgcctttgatggagtactcactggatcagcatcgtctggtgcttgtgctggtggctctaacaggaacacagtgctgccagacactgcaaggcaataggtaaaccaaagtcagtcagtccaaattgattcaatatgaatgtggttgtatcccatgtagagatggaaggacataccttgaatgaagcgggtggcatcttgggaggaacctatgctcgtctctttcccccagggatcccctctaagacgggcctgcctttatttagctccaaggccatgtcctctgctggggtaaggtcagcctttggtgacccaccacccgtgccttgtctgtgggtattctttttcactgctaaaacagtacagacaatgtgtgagcaggcaccttctgggtacaatatatgcttgtgctttgttaaatattagtcagggaccataccattctgcagaatgttcttgtatttgattttgacctgctgccatgtccgttttggcccgttcatgtttaatctacacacacacacacacacacacacacacacacacactttaatggAGTCACACATTTAACACTGCAAAAAATTACTTggtatttttgtcttgttttcagtaaaaatatcaaaaaatttatcatagctttatacagtgtgatggagttactttacacaatttcactcatatctgcagtgcatttcaataaaaaatttaaccgtttcataattacagtacaactgcatttttggagatgtgaattaaatatttgaattgtaattgtgatgtttcagcggagcggtgagtgtgtaattgtgcactacttacgcattcaggcggtctgcaatactttgccacgctttttctctttgctttatcactgtggcgctgttgcctttcttcttaattatatcttttacctcctcgtatgcctccatgaggatttgtgcttccgacggggaaaagtacgcggctctagttgccatggtaaatcagttaatctgtgatctgtggcggggtctatttgagtgagccgtgagcgcgcacctatccaggattggtttcacctggcttaatgaatccgtgtctgctcatcctggcttggtctttgtgcaaccaattaagcctggacgcacatgttttggcttcattgagctcagctgagtcatttatcccggatgtcttaattctacttttgtgcaacaggccccggcttggttgggttgtgtttcggaggacgcatggctttcgaccttcgtctctcccgagcccgtacgggagttgtagcgatgagacaagataataACTACTAACaaatggataccacgaaattggggagaaaaagtttatttaatttgattttttatttaaaaaaaactctactcttcttggggtccaaAATAATTATTTGGACATACAGGCTACATTTGTTTTATCTAACATTAAATTATTAAACTTTGATATACAATACATTTTGTATCTCCAAGGAACAAATAGAATTTCGCACCATAACACGTCTTCAAACACTCCTTATGCACCTGCAACTAGATTCTTTAAAGAGCCAATCTGCGattaaaacaataacaaagcagatGACCCGCCTCTGTTtgggtaaacagctgagggatgggcctgaagaaatgtaaccactcaaattcatagacatagCTTTGGATGCAAGCAGTGATCATCCATAATATCAACATTAGactaaaaacaaatcaaatataactattgtaacataagcatttctaagttatattcttcaagaatcaataagTATATCATTCATTTATGTCAAATGTATGTAACAAGTGCAGATTGCCATTTTAACAACAATGTGAGGTGTAAATTGGACTGGGGAAAGAAAACACATTTTAGCATGTAGACCATAAAATCAGGTATTCTAACATAGGAAAAggacagggggatacctagtcagttgtacaactgaatgtatacaactgaaatgtgtcttccgcatttaacccaacccctctgaatcagagaggtgcggagggctgccttaatggacatccacgtcttcggcgcccggggaacagggggttacctgccttgctcaggggcagaaccacaggtggggatttgatcttgcaaccttttggaaCAGGACAGGTGTCTACAGGCAGAGTAGTGTTTATACTGCAGGTAAACTGTAATGATTCCAAAGAAGAAAGAACAGAccagccaaaattcacccaataaCTCAGTGATGTTATATAGATATATACTTTATTAATTATCTCTGATAAAATAAAATTACAAAATCATTTCACCCTCAAACGCACCTCCCTTGtccattatttattattattaaagtttattattaatacatttatCATAATTGTCAGGACGAATGAGAAgaatactatagtataataatagtaGATATTAGCTATAACCGTTAAATCGTAATGGTAGAAAAGACTGAGCAATACAAAGCTATGTAGATTTCAGTAACAGTATACTTACTGTACAGTACAATATTCCAAGCGGGTGTAATTCAATATTCTGGCCACAGAATGTCACTATAAGACAGTTTTCAAATTGGTCTCCGTAGAAAGGGCGTACAGAAGAAAAATAATATCTTATTCCATCACATCATAATAATTATTCTCTCAGATATATAGTCTCTCCCTCTATAGGGTTAAGTTTTGTAAGCAACCGTTTCTCTCTTGCCATGGCCTGTATCCTTTGTCTGGTTAATATTCCTTTATTCCCTGTCTATGGCAGTCCATCGAGCACAGTGAAAAGTGCCGTCCACAAAGCACTAGTACTAGTCCAAATCCAATGTTCCTTGAAAAACATTGTCAGGAAATCTGAAACTCCTCTTCCCATCTCCCCAGTGACatcctcttctgcctctctttTGTAGTCCATTTGAGAGAGAGCACTTtggtagattgtgtgtgtgtgtgtgtgtgtgtgtgtctgcatgtggaTGTGGTTcagcgtgtatgtgtgtgggtttagGCATATCTGTGCCCCTGTGCAAACGGTGTGCTTGtggtttgaaatgtacagcatACATTCATTAAAACAGAGTTTTGGGGACGTGTGTGCATAAGGAAATATGGCAGTAGTGTTTCCTTGGACAGTGTCTATGCTCTCTGCGTCAAGTAATAAATGCCTGGCAGTATGTTCTTTTCAGTTGGACTTAGTGCATTGTCTGCTTGGCAGTAATAGGCTATAGTATAGGCTGTACTATAGTGTTTTATAGTCTACTATAGTATGCTGCGCGATATtgtgtgctattttgtgtgtgtgtgtgtttgctgtgtattttgttgtggtgtgtttatgttgccatggtgtgtgtgtatgtgtgtgttaaaagGTAGGCATACTACATGGAgagtctgtgttgtgtgtgtgtgtgtgtgtatatgtgtgtgtgtgtgtgtgtgtgtgtgtgtgtgtgtgtgtgcgtgtgtgtgcgtgtgtgtgtggtgtttcgTATGTATTATGGTCGTTGATTAAATGGTTCGTTAAAGGGATGCTCGTTACCACACAAGTAGCAGTTAGATAGAAAATAGATCATAAGGacaaaaagtcatagtcaataattcctgatggagggatgggagggaagagggtgagaaatggagggatgggagggaagagggagagatggagggatgggagggaagagggggagagattgagggatgggagggaagaggggagagatggagggagagaaagagttgaagagaaagagggatagagagggatgaatggaaaaagagaggaagaCGTTTTCCTGTCATTAGATTGGATTCCATTAAAGACCTCTGTAATTAGTCCTGGTTATCTGTTTCCCCCTTCAtccccctttcccccctctccatttccatctccttctctctctcccaacctcccTCCACTTCCTTGGCTCTCCCATCCCTCACCTTGTctacctcccatccctccctccctctcacagccTCTTATCTCTGATCCTTTCCCTCGCCCTCCCCCATTTCCCCCACTCCTCTATTTTCCTCCCCtatcccacccctcctccctactccttTCCTTAGCAGCTGGATGAGCTAGTGTTGGGCTTCTGGCTGCCCTCCCTTAccctacccccctcctcctctctgcagaGTTGAAGTTGCTAGTATTGGGGCTGACCTCCTCATCCCGTATTCCTACTggctctctatctcctcctctaccctcaccTCTTCTTTCCatttcccatcctctcctcctcctctcttcaacaACTGGAGGTGCTAGTATTGGCACTAGTGCTACCCTCTATGGTTCCTTCTGGGGGCTGCTGTGGCTCTGGGGCCAGGGTTGGGCTTGGGGTCAGGGCATGGGCAGGGGCCAGCTGAGCAACAGGGACCAGGGCTGTCCCTCCTCCACCTGcacctccccatcctcctcccctgtAGTCCCTCTCTCTGAGCAGGTGGAGCAAGGTGGTGTGCTGGGcagacagagtggcagacaggtgGGCAGGCAGGGCACTAAAGCCAGCGGTCAGCTGTTCCACCCGCGTTTCCAGAGACAGCATCTGTCGCTCCAGGTCCTCACTGCGATCGTTCAGCTCCGACATCAGCTCGTACATCACACTTTGCAtctgtacgcacgcacgcacacacgcgcgcgcacacacacacgaagagaGGGAGATCATTTAACAATGACatcagcagggttggggtcaatttgaaTTAAAGTcactcaattcaggaagtgatttgattttttttctttcagtttacttcctgaattgactgacttcAATTAGAATTAACCCAATCACTGGAGAGATATGGAGGATTGAGTAAGAGAGCCATGAAAAAGGGaatgagaacgagagagagagaagagaagaggagtgagTGTGAGGAAGGGAACCCTCTGTGTGGGCGTTATCATCTGGTAAAGGCTGAataagaaaggagacagagagttcagggctgaataagaaaggagagagagagagttaagggctgaataagaaaggagagagagagagagttaagggctgaataagaaaggagagagagagagagagttaagggctgaataagaaaggagagagagagagagagagagagagagagagagagagagagagagagagagagaagggctgaataagaaaggagagagagagggagttaagggctgaataagaaaggagagagagagagttaagggcTGAataagaaaggaggagagagagagagttaagggctgaataagaaaagagagagagagagagttaagggctgaataagaaaggagagagagagagttaagggctgaataagaaaggagagagagagagagagttaagggctgaataagaaaggagagagagagagttaagggctgaatagaaaaaagagagagagagagagagataagggctgaataagaaaggagagagagagagagagttaaggctgaataagaaaggagagagagagagagagttaagggctgaatagaaaaggagagagagagagagataagggctgaataagaaaggagagagatatagTTAAGGGCTgaataagaaaggagagagagagagagtacaggtagATAGAACATCCCTCCATCGGCCATCAGAGCATCGTAACCATGGTAAAGAGTGGCCGATTTAAAATATTTGTGGCAGAAGGCACTGatccatagagacacacacacaccatctacacactgaaccaccctctctctttctttctcttttttctctttttctttctctcatgCATTCACACCCACACATTAACAGAAATaccgcccctcccctctcctctcttctctcatttttctctctgtcatcccATTTTTAACACTTGTTCCGGTTGCTAGGAGACGCAAAGCCACAGAAACAGATGGGTCAGAATGGAAACAGCGGAATGCTGAGATATATTTTGGGGGGCAAAGTTATGTgtgtcagagggtagtgcatgtggtgtgtttgtgtatgtgtttgtatgtttgtgtgggtgtgtgtgtgtttgtgtgcttcttAAATACCAGCCCCTCGTATCATGCTTGGACAGCTTTGGATAAGTGCAAGTTAGTAGCACTGATATTTGGCAGTGTCTGCCACGTACATAGACTAACAGTACATGGCCTTCAGATTGCAGGCCTGAGTACAGTAAGACTAAAGCAAAGTAACTAGCGAGCTACTGCTCCGTTTCAACTgttatgggcagcctagctgtttggAGGAGGTGCTTTCTGTATCCGGAAGTGTCCATGTACACAAAGACACCAGTCAGTGGCAGAGGTAAACAATATCCTGTATGACTACAGATGTCAGCATTTGACATTgctctacgtgtgtgtgtgtgatgtgtgtgtgtgtgtctgtgtgtgtgtgtgtgtgtgtcacctttgAGAGGTCCACCAGAGTGTTGGCCTGATCACTCAGTTTCCTCTGCTCCATCTTCACACTACGCAGTctgcaaagaaacacacacatacactgtgtcacacacttacacactgtgacacacacacattgatgatGCATCCACAAAAGAGTTATGCCAGAAAACTGCTAGGTCACAGCCAGGTAACAGTTATTAGCCCAGCTAGGTTAGCAGCAGGTGTATAGCATCAGATTCTAGAATTAGACAGCATAGACCAGACCAGGAAGTACATACAGTAGAAGCCAACTGATCCAACAGCTTCAGTTAGCACCATTCACTGGACAGGAGTTCCATTCGGCTTCCAGAGCAGGTATAAACCCATCATTGTCTAATCTATTTTCACGTCAGACTAGACAGGTGTCAGACTAGCTAGCCAACCTCTACAACTAATTAACACAGGTTAACCACTATTTTCATGATCAATGGCGTTTTTCATTCATCATGGATGAGCTAGCTAGAAATAGTTAAACACGTCTATCAGGATGTTTCTCATAATGATGCTGGGTCAGCCCTGTCAACCAATCACAATGCAGTGTTTCCTGTCCTTGAACTAACCACAGAGACCTAGGCTAGACAATATGTCTGGGTTGTTAATACATGTAAGTGTATTGAGGGCTGCGGGTCagagatgtgatgtgtgtgtgctctcacTGGTGGATGGCCTGCAGGAACTTCCTCTGGTGTTTGCGGACTCTGGAGTGGTCAATCTTCTTCTGTAGTTTGGTGTGTTTGTAGATGAGCCAAGTCTCCCTCAGAACATTGGCCGCAGCATTTTTTATctgcacagagagaacacacacacacacagttacacaggtAGCCCCTGGCAACCGAGTCAGGCAGCAAATCTACCCGACCTCTTCACcggtcccatctctctctatcttcctctctctcgttctcagtctctatctctcttcctcaaCACACAGACAATGTCTTCTTTCAACACACTCCTCTGTTTTTCTCTTCTCCTGGAGAGTACAAcagtccctactctctctgtccctccacacACATTTGCTCACATACAGTCAGTCACACACTGTCCTTACGTAGAGtcagcctccacagcccagtactaTTCATCCACACAGAGACCTGTCCTTAGGGAGAGTCAGCCTCCacagcccaatactattcatccacacacacagacatgtcctTAGAGAGAGtcagcctccacagcccagtactattcacagtgtctcctgacccctcctgtctcagcctccagtatttatgctgcagtagtttatgtgtcggggggctggggtcagtttgttatatctggagtacttctcctgtcctattcggtgtcctgtgtgaatctaagtgtgcgttctctaattctctccttctctctttctttctctctctcggaggacccgagccctaggacctgagctccaggactacctgacatgatgactccttgctgtccccaggccacctggccatgctgctgttccagtttcaactgacctgagccctaggaccatgccccaggactacctgacatgatgactccttgctgtccccagtccacctggccatgccgcttgctccagtttcaacttccacctgactgtgctgctgctccagtttcaactgttctgccttattattattcgaccatgctggtcatttatgaacatttgaacatcttggccatgttctgttataatctccacccggcacagccagaagaggactggccaccccacatagcctggttcctctctaggtttcttcctaggttttggcctttctagggagtttttcctagccaccgtgcttctacacctgcattgcttgctgtttggggttttaggctgggtttctgtacagcactttgagatatcagctgatgtacgaagggctatataaataaatttgatttgatttgatttgatttgatattcatcCACACAGAGACCTGTCCTTAGAGAGAGTCAGCCTCCacagcccaatactattcatcCACACAGAGACCTGTCCTTAGGGAGAGTCAGCCTCCacagcccaatactattcatccacacacacagacatgtcctTAGGGAGAGTCAGCCTCCACTGCCCAATACTAGTCATGCACACAGACCTGTTGTCACGCCccggtcttagtattttgtgttttctttattaatttggtcaggccagggtgtgacatgggttttacttatgtggtgtgttttgtcttgtttttttgtaggtattgggattgtggtatagtggggttttctaggaaagtctatggttgcctgaagtggttctcaatcagaggcaggtgtttaccgttgtctctgattgggaaccatatttaggcagccatattctttgagtgttttgtgggtgattgttcctgtctctgtgttggtttgcaccagataggatgtttaggttttcacgttacgtttgttgttttgtattgttcgtgtttatttgttttattaaacatgtatcaaaattaccacgctgcattttggtccgcctctccttcaccgcaagaaaaccgttacacctgcCCTTAGAGGGAGTCAGCCTCCacagcccaatactattcatcCACACAGACCTATCCTTAGAGAGAGTCAGCCTCCacagcccaatactattcatcCACACAGAGACCTGTCCTTAGAGAGAGTCAGCCTCCacagcccaatactattcatcCACACAGAGACCTGTCCTTAGAGAGtcagcctccacagcccagtactaTTCATCCACACAGAGACCTGTCCTTAGAGAGAGTCAGCCTCCacagcccaatactattcatcCACACAGAGACCTATCCTTAGAGAGAGtcagcctccacagcccagtactaTTCATCCACACAGAGACCTGTCCTTAGAGAGAGccagcctccacagcccagtactaTTCATCCACACAGACCTATCCTTAGAGAGAGtcagcctccacagcccagtactaTTCATCCACACAGAGACCTGTCCTTAGAGAGAGccagcctccacagcccagtactaTTCATCCACACAGACCTGTCCTtagagagagtcagaggagagACCTGGGAGGAGTCACAGTCACCGCCTCATcacattctaacacacacattttcaaCAGATCAAGCTTGATTAATTGaaccaggtgtgttagtgctgtggtagaacaaaagcctgcacacacacaccgtggttCCCCAAGACCAGGTTTGAAGAAATCATCAGTAGGACACCCTGGTGGGTGGCAGTGAGGGAGCATGTATCAATCAGTGAAATGGATCAATTAGCTCAGTGTTTTAGATGCTAAGTACAGTCAGGTGTGCTGCATGGCTGGAAAAACACACTGCTTCTGGAACTCCAGCACCAGGGATGCCTAGCTAGCCTTGTTATATATGTACATTATGTATATTCTGTATGGTTTAGTAGGTTGCTATGCAATTACAACACAGGGGCCTGAAAAATCCCCTCTACCCCTTCCTTTGAATGAGGGAACATCTCTGAAGACATAAATTGAATGAGGACTTCAAAGAGATGCTGTGCAGTGAACAAAACAATTATCCCCGTCTGAGGAGCACAAAGGACCTGGCAGCACTGCTAATCAGCATGAGTCCACCGCAGTCAaggactgcacacacacacacacacacacacacacacacacacacacacacacacacacacacacacacacacacacacacacacacacacacacacgaacagcaGTTCTTAGGGCTGGTGGGAGAGTTCATTCAACCTAGGAGAGTGTGTTTTAATCAGAAGGTAAACAGATAACATGCAGGTTGGAAATGTCATTGCATTTGCTGGCTGGCACATTCTGAAATTATCTGGAGTGTCAtaataatgtcacaacaacaccaAGGTGCTCCCTAGCAACTTTACCgccacatagttacaacgctatcatccttgttagtcacataattacaacactatcatccttgttagtcacatagttacaacactatcatccttgtaagTCCCATAGTTACAACattatcatccttgttagtcacatagttacaatgctatcatccttgttagtaacatagttacaacgctatcatccttgttagtcacatagttacaacgctatcatccttgttagtcacatagttacaacgctatcatccttgttagtcacatagttacaacgctatcatccttgttagtcacatagttacaacgctatcatccttgttagtcacatagttacaacgctatcatccttgttagtcaaatagttacaacgctatcatggttcagtctggttttagaccccatcatagcactgagacggcacttgtgaaggtggtaaattacattttaatggcatctgtcctcgtgctcctagaccttagtgctgcttttgataccatcgatgaccacattcttttggagagattggaaacccaaattggtctacacggacaagttctggcctggtttagatcttatctgtcggaaagatatcagtttgtctctgtgaatggtttgtcctctgacaaatcaactgtaaattttggtgttcctcaaggttccattttgggaccactattgttttcactatatattttacctcttggggatgttattcgaaaacacaatgttaactttcactgctatgcggatgacacacagctgtacatttcaatgaaacatggtgaagccccaaaattgcccttgctagaagcatgtgtttcagacataaggaagtggatggctgcaaactttctacttttaaactcggacaaaacagagatgtttgttctaggtccaaagaaacaaagagatcttctgttgaatctgacaattaatcttaatggttgtacagtcgtctcaaataaaactgtgaaggacctcggcgttactctggaccctgatctctcttttgaagaacatatcaagaccatttcaaggacagcttttttccatctacgtaacattgcaaaaatcagaaactttctgtccaaaaatgatgcagaaaaattaatccatgcttttgtcacttctaggttagactactgcaatgctctactgtccggctacccggataaagcactaaataaacttcagttggtgctaaatacggctgctagaatcctgactagaacccaaaaaattgatcatattactccagtgctagcctctctacactggcttcctgtcaaagcaagggctgatttcaaggttttactgctaacctacaaagcattacatgggcttgctcctacctatctctctgatttggtcctgccgtacatacctacacgtacgctacggtcacaagacgcaggcctcctaattgtccctagaatttctaagcaaacagctggaggcagggctttctcctatagagctccatttttatggaacggtctgcctacccatgtcagagacgcaaactcggtctcaacctttaagtctttactgaagactcatctcttcagtgggtcatatgattgagtgtagtctggcccaggagtgggaaggtgaacggaaggcTCTGGAGCatcgaaccgcccttgctgtctctgcctggccggttcccctctttccactgggattatctgcctctaaccctattacaggggctgagtcactggcttactggggctctctcatgccgtccctggaagggtgcgtcacctgagtgggttgattcact from Oncorhynchus tshawytscha isolate Ot180627B unplaced genomic scaffold, Otsh_v2.0 Un_contig_8601_pilon_pilon, whole genome shotgun sequence carries:
- the LOC112239888 gene encoding small conductance calcium-activated potassium channel protein 3-like — encoded protein: MEQRKLSDQANTLVDLSKMQSVMYELMSELNDRSEDLERQMLSLETRVEQLTAGFSALPAHLSATLSAQHTTLLHLLRERDYRGGGWGGAGGGGTALVPVAQLAPAHALTPSPTLAPEPQQPPEGTIEGSTSANTSTSSC